In the Planctomycetota bacterium genome, CCAAGGCGCAAGGTGCGGTTGCCGCGCCGGCGCTCCTGCGACTTGAGGTGGGCGCGATAGAAGTCGAGCAAGGAGGGGAAACCGTGTGGCGTGGCGCCGTCGGGGCGGCCTTCGAACTCCCACTGGAAGATGCCGCAACGGACCCGCACCTGGATCTTCAGGCGGCCGTCGGCGCCGCGGATGCAGCGGACGTTCTTGCCTTCGTCCGAGGGGTCGTGCGCCCAGTCGTTCAACAGCGGCGTCAGATCGATGGCCATGCCACGCGGCCCTGGGACAGTTCCCGTTACTCTCGTCGTCCTCCGCATGCTAGCGCAAAGCGCGCCAGGAGTCAAAGGGGGGTTGGTCTCTAACAACCTTGACACGCTGCGGGGCCTTCCCTAAGATAGTCCAAGTGTGATCGAGGTGCATGCCGCGGCGGCTGGCGGTCAGATATTGGAGATTGGCGACGATGGGATTAGCGTTGCCTGAGGAGATCCTGGCCTGCATGCTCACTGGGACGGGCATGGGGCACTTTTGCGAATATGCAGGACCGGCGTCGGCGAGCGAGCTCGACGCCGCGCAGGTGCGTCCGCCGCGTGGAGCGACACGCGAGCAACTGGATGCGTGGACCGCGGCGACCGACAAGTCGCTGGCAGCCTTCTTCCGCACCTTCGCGCCCAAGGGCGCGCCGCCTGCGGAGGCCGACCCGCGCGACCTGATCAGCTTCATGTCGCACGAGTTGATTGACATTGCGCCTTTCGCCCGCTACTTCCGCCCGCAGCGCATCCCGATGTACCAGGCCAGCGCGACCGAAACGCTCGCGAAGGTCCAGGCCATCTGCCTGTGCTTCTCGGACTGCAAGATCATTGACCAGGGCGGCGCACATGTGCGGCTGTTCAACCGCGACCTGTCGAAGGAGCCGAACATCCCCGGCCACGAAGCCTGCCTCGAGATCGTGCGAGTGCCGCCAGGCATCCAGACGAAGTACGGCCTCCGGCCCGGCGAGCGCTACGTGATCCAGGCCGACATCTATGTGAACGGCGTGAGCCACGCCTTCGGCTACTTCCACCGGGGAGCGATGCAGCAGTATGTGCTCCTGCCCGAGGAAGTGCTGAACAACGACCGCGGAAACTGCCTGATCCCTGTGGATGCGAAGCGGCTGAGCGGTGGGCCATTCGTGAAGAGCGACCTGGGCCGCGCCGAGGCGGGCCTGGCCGAGCCGTGGGGCTGCGTGGCGGCGAAGATTGCGTACCGCACGGGACTCAAGCGCGGCGGCGCCGCCTGGTTCATCGGCGCGACGATGGCCCATCTGGCCCAGGTGCGAGAGGCCGCCGCCACGGCGGGCAAGGTGTTTCTCACCGGCGGACAAGCCGCCGAAATCGCTCGCCAGGCGAAGGCCGAGGTTGTCGAAGACATGGCCTCGCTGCGGCGCAGCCCGGGAGGGGGCACCGTGGATGACATCATCCTGAAGGAGCCCTCGGTGGCGCTTGTCGAGGCGGCCTCGGACGCGCTGGCCTATGGCGGCGTGATGCTGCTGCCGGACTTTCCCATCGGCACCAACGCGAACCTGGATGTGGGGGCGATCCACTATAAGGCCCTCTCCTACCTTGGCGACACCGAGCCCACGTTGGCCGCAACCTATGCGAAGCCGCGCCGCACCACGCTCAAGCCCGGCGGGCGGGCCATCTTCGTTGGGGCCGGCGGCCCGATGGGGCAGATCTGGCTTCAGACTGCCCTCGACAGCCCACATCCCCCGCGCTGGATGCTCGTGACTGAGATTGACGACCCGCGCCTGGGCCTCCTGGAGCAGCTCTTCCGCCCGCAGGCCGAGGCGAAGGGCATCGAGATCCAGTTCGTGAACCCGCTCAAGACGAAGCTGTCGGACATCGTGGAACCCGTGAGCGTGGACGATATTGTGGGCCTCTGCCCCGCCTGGATGCCGATCAAGGCCACCGAGCCCTTCGTGGCGCGCGACGGCCTCATAAACATCTTCGCGGGTATCAAGGCCGGCACCAAGGGGGCTGTGGACATCGGGCTGATCCGCCAGCGCGGCGCGACGATCATCGGCAACAGCGGCTCGGCCGTCGAGGACCTTCAGGGCGTGGTCGTGGGCGCGCTGCGCGGCGAGCTGCGGCCCAACACGTCGGTCGCCGTCATCGGGCCGCTCGCGCGCGTGTGGGAGGCCATGCGCCAGGTCATGTACCGCGAGACCAGCGGCAAGATCTGCATCTTCCCCGAGCTGGCGCTGCCCGACCTCATCCCGCTCGCCGACCTGGGCAAGCACTTTCCTTCGGTGGCCGCGAAGCTCGATGCGCATGGCTTCTGGACCCGCGAGGCCGAGGAGGAGCTGTTCAGCGTCTGCCCTAGGCTCAATGCCTGAACGACGGAGGTTCGCGCCGTGATTCCCCTGCAAGACGAAGCCAAGGTGAACTTGACCGCTGCCGTGCTGGTGCCGCCCGAGGAGGTGTGGGAGCCGATTCAGGCGGCTCGGCGCGTGCACGACCCGCAGTTCCTGCGGTGGATGCCGCACATCACCATGGCCTTCCCGTTCGTGCCCGAGGCGCGTCTGCCCGAGGCGGCCGAGTTGCTGCGGCCCGCCGTGGGCGGAATGGCTCCGTTCGAAATCACCCTCGACGGGTTTGGCAAGTTCACCCACAACGAGCGGTCGGTGACGCTGTGGGTGCGTCCCGAGCCGTTCGCCCTCCTGGCGGAGCTCCAGAGCCGTCTCCAGCAGGCGATGCCGTGGTGCGACGACGTGGCGCGATTCTTCGGCGGCTTCACGCCCCACCTGTCGCTAGGCCGGTTCCGGTCCGTGGAGGATGCGATGCGGGTGGCAGACCGGCTGAACTGGCAAGCACTGAAGTTCCGGGCGACAGAGGTGGCCTTGATCGCGCGATCCGGCGCACCAGCCGACCCGTTCCGCACCGTGCTCACTGTGCCGTTGGGGTCCGGCGGCTAGCGCTCCCAGGCCGAGCGCAACTCGTGGACTTCGAGCGACGCAAGCCTCGCGGTCCCGCCCCTCGCGAACACCTCCAGCGAGCGTGCCTCATCGGGCGGGATGACGCCCACGGGCATGTAGACGCGGCCGCGGTTGGCGAAGACCTCGATCGACGTGCGGTCCACCAGGATCTCCAGACGAATCCTGTCACCCTCGGGCTTCAGCGGGGCATTGCAGCCCTTGGTGTTGAGCTGCTGGCCCCTCGCGTCGTAAACCACGGGCGTGCCGCGGATGGCGACGCCCACCTGGGCCGCATCGCCCGGCTCGATCTCCGCGATGATGTGGAACAGGTCGCCCTCGATCCCCTTCAGCGGGTTCTCGCCTTCCTTCAGCGCGAGGCCAGCCCACGAGTGCTTCTTTGCGTGAAGGAGTTCGATCTCCTTCACTGGCTCGGCGAACATGCGGACACCTTCGTCGGTCGTCCGCAGTGTTAACTGCACGGGGAAGTTCATCATCTGGTTGAACGGCATGTCCTTGTGACCGATGCGGCCCCAGGCGATCTGAATGCGGCGGCCATCCTCGGGGGGGATGTTGCTGAACGTCTGCGAGGCGTAGAAGCAGTTGCCCCAGTTGAAGCGGTGTTTGCCAGGGTGGTCGGGCGTGAAACTCTTGCCGTCGAACGAACCGACGGCGTAGGCCCCGTCGGCAGCGTAGACGACCCAGCGGGTCCTCGCCTTGTCGCCGTCCACGGGCAACTCGAAGATCTCGGGACACTCAAAGTAGCCCTCGATGCGGCTCTGAAGGGTCCAGTCCTTCAGATTCGGCGAGGAGTGGAAGGCGATCCACTGCTTGCCGGCATGCTCGTCATAGACAGCCATGACCCAGTGCTTGCCTGGCGCATACCAGACAAGTTTGGGGTCGCGTCCTGCGTGCTTGACGACGGGGTTCCTCTCGTAGTCGGTGAAGGTGCGGCCCCGGTCGTTGGAGAAGGCGATGCACTCGCCGCGCCCTGTGCTGGTGTAGGCGGCCACGAGCACATCTTCGGCGCCCGTCTTCCAGCCGCCCGTGTTCTCCCTGTCTACCACGGCGCTGCCGCTGAACACCCAGTCGCCGTAGCGCTGCGGGTAGAGGGCGATGGGCAGCTCGGTCCAGTGCACGAGGTCCCGGCTCACGGCGTGGCCCCAGTGCATGTTGCCCCAGTTCCAGCCGTAGGGGTTGTGCTGGTAGTAGAGGTGATACTCGCCTTTGTGGAAGACGAGGCCGTTGGGGTCGTTGTTCCAGCCGCGGCGCGAAGAGAAGTGGAACTGTGGGCGGTGCCTCTCCCTGTAGAGGCCCGCGGCATCGGGCACCTCATCCGACTGGGTGATGGCGGCGAGGGCCTCGGATTCCTCGGGCAGGCGGGCGGTGTCTATTCTGGCCTTCTGGCCTTTGTAGAGGGCCAGGTCGAGGAACACCCAGAAATCGGGCCGGCCATCGGCCAACTCGATGTCGAATTCGTCCACGATCGTGGGCGGGGCGTCTCCGCCCGGCGGGCCGATCGACACCTTCATCCGCTGCTTTGAGGCGCCGTTCTTCACGGGCAGGTGGAGATAGCGCCTCTCGATGACGAGTTCCCGCATGGCCGGCTTCTCCTCGCGCTTGCGGTCGCTTTGGATGATGTGATCGACGTTGATGTGGCCCCAGCCGCCGGTGCGCTTGTCCACGATCTGGATCATGGCCTCCTTGCCGGAGAGGTCGGCAACGTCCCACGAGTGCCACGCGAGGCGTTCTGAACCGCCGGGCTGCACGTTCGGCCCCGTGGCGGTGCGCACGGCCTTGCCGTCCACAAGCAGGGCGATGTAGGTCTCGTCTTTGTAGCCTCCGCCGCCGAGGAGGAAGTTGATGAACTTGCGCTCGATCTTGAACGGGGGGGAGGTGAGCGTGCCCGTGGTGCCGTCGCCCTTGAAGTAGCTGTTCACCAGCCCCTTGCCCAGGAAGCCATCTACGTGCATCTGGTTAGGGAGGGTGCCGCGGGCAGGGCCGGGTCCGAATGCCTCGCCCTCGACCTTCCAGGCGCCGTAGTCCGTGGCCTCGAAGTCGGCGATGAGGATGTCCTCCGCCCCCAGGGCCGTGGCGGCCACGAGGGCGAGAACCAGAAGCCTCCGCACCATCAGCTATTCCTTCGGGTTGGCGAGATCGAGGTAGTACCGGCGCAGGAGTTCGCGGTACTTGAGGGGGAAGCCTTCGCCCTGCGTCTGGAGGAGCTGGTCGCGGACCGCGGGGGGCAGGTTGCCCCATTCGTTGGCGTCGGTGTGGATCTGGCCCGAAGGGTCGCCCTGACCGGGGCGGCCGATGCCCGGGCGCTCCTGCTTCTTTCGCTCCTCGGCAGAAGCGGGCTTCTTCTGCTGCTCTTCGGCCTTCTTCTTCTCTTCCTCAGATTTCGGTTGGGGTTGCGGCTCCGGGCGCTTCTGGGGCTTTCTCTCGTCGCCCTGGCCGCCCTGGGGCGGCTTGTTGTCCTGCTGT is a window encoding:
- a CDS encoding 2'-5' RNA ligase family protein, with translation MIPLQDEAKVNLTAAVLVPPEEVWEPIQAARRVHDPQFLRWMPHITMAFPFVPEARLPEAAELLRPAVGGMAPFEITLDGFGKFTHNERSVTLWVRPEPFALLAELQSRLQQAMPWCDDVARFFGGFTPHLSLGRFRSVEDAMRVADRLNWQALKFRATEVALIARSGAPADPFRTVLTVPLGSGG
- a CDS encoding glycoside hydrolase family 32 protein, giving the protein MVRRLLVLALVAATALGAEDILIADFEATDYGAWKVEGEAFGPGPARGTLPNQMHVDGFLGKGLVNSYFKGDGTTGTLTSPPFKIERKFINFLLGGGGYKDETYIALLVDGKAVRTATGPNVQPGGSERLAWHSWDVADLSGKEAMIQIVDKRTGGWGHINVDHIIQSDRKREEKPAMRELVIERRYLHLPVKNGASKQRMKVSIGPPGGDAPPTIVDEFDIELADGRPDFWVFLDLALYKGQKARIDTARLPEESEALAAITQSDEVPDAAGLYRERHRPQFHFSSRRGWNNDPNGLVFHKGEYHLYYQHNPYGWNWGNMHWGHAVSRDLVHWTELPIALYPQRYGDWVFSGSAVVDRENTGGWKTGAEDVLVAAYTSTGRGECIAFSNDRGRTFTDYERNPVVKHAGRDPKLVWYAPGKHWVMAVYDEHAGKQWIAFHSSPNLKDWTLQSRIEGYFECPEIFELPVDGDKARTRWVVYAADGAYAVGSFDGKSFTPDHPGKHRFNWGNCFYASQTFSNIPPEDGRRIQIAWGRIGHKDMPFNQMMNFPVQLTLRTTDEGVRMFAEPVKEIELLHAKKHSWAGLALKEGENPLKGIEGDLFHIIAEIEPGDAAQVGVAIRGTPVVYDARGQQLNTKGCNAPLKPEGDRIRLEILVDRTSIEVFANRGRVYMPVGVIPPDEARSLEVFARGGTARLASLEVHELRSAWER